From the Excalfactoria chinensis isolate bCotChi1 chromosome 1, bCotChi1.hap2, whole genome shotgun sequence genome, one window contains:
- the LOC140255395 gene encoding maestro heat-like repeat-containing protein family member 2B → MERLRALRGLFACVGCMPRCTRRRGRGRVASPVPTCAVTLLLQRLQDQEGDRAQVYYELESVLWEDDDGRPPCGVVNRLLAEVSQDLTAAQGVTDSVRTAASNVLVALARMHFSLVMAELQGHLKATGEMSKEFVFITLSKLFSSYATQCIPFMRLTLAGLRSVVDQVKSGRTLSIVCTVVKQWSEGVKVHLSSGKQCPWPAMEKEQICENLYQLFCSVLRNWQVCKEEKDKQAVLGAVVAMMAVLLQEELHQEHVWEQLLWLVHQYQEVQDTCRATKSLSIFLEALKGIETVIPKDKFLAITSATFYQLSDNTKQRNKADREELTHCILLQAQICAEETILFLQSQLGDERKASCVAALGLLGALARSDEPVMTEKLPQVVESVQCLCRDPRTQVRRAILHFIKDVLSVNAWSCSAWDVVGHIFSEFSRTTERRAAGNLSAQEAQEEGELQELCMDILESLDVSVRGVTKLLWPRLLLYVVPAQYTGMLIPVSRCVRALAERGDLTVQEIEELDPHFVTSMFQGPLLTPQTLLARLLVVAGSPFAGSELQAAALLLMQNLHSRIHRAVGATWAAEIPLLLQCLEGKDESFPDSAEWEHRLLKLLRTSLETMEDEAWAEALSCELSRWLSSSPSSSEEKSFLYKALGAVLGACKEVLHVQEKLLQHLEEANMEKPSEVQGMISLLSYATESNFHTVLDTLTMFASRLCKGKNEKTSILKEMELGSTRAHATRSALILAHGSLALRASKEQLLVHLEGDIVGNILLLYSCSCQPSALPALQRMFFSLGPQDLQNKLALVQSITDFSSAFHAVGDSACFNPSLKGKLMEILMDFLKEYYLGSPVSPVPLKVVLALEQLSKLKPYLGSKDMFEMLVLCCKNIVTHPSAEMMRKIRKSQQAAQYLQLQQTSLKALSRLMVVLLETEPSRGFFQNIVHIAMTSGNMWERKRALQTCSQLLAACENLQRGDACKHFGSLVGLLAPLMCDPMPTTRQLAITCLSSLLRIQAKVTNRVIQTGDIGSLCEGLNDCSTTSQLQTSSKIARIVCRNFPLDHTTDFMMAIKDTFQKARGMRVRAAGKWMITFLQMNGKNIRRDTLLILYILRSCTLSLQQSTFMPFIFQAVVILTRCNAEATVGSFSRLPESTDSETWRRIRSFCLQRWSR, encoded by the exons ATGGAGCGGCTGAGAGCCCTTCGAG GTCTCTTTGCCTGTGTGGGCTGCATGCCCAGATGTACACGTCGCAGAGGGAGAGGCAGGGTGGCAAGCCCTGTCCCCACCTGTGCCGtgactttgctgctgcagcGCCTGCAAGACCAGGAG GGTGACCGAGCTCAGGTTTACTACGAGCTCGAGAGCGTCTTGTGGGAAGACGACGACGGCCGCCCACCATGCGGAGTGGTGAACCGGCTGCTGGCAGAGGTGTCCCAGGACCTGACAGCAGCCCAG GGAGTGACAGACAGCGTGAGGACGGCTGCCAGTAACGTCCTGGTGGCTCTGGCCCGGATGCACTTCAGTCTGGTGATGGCCGAGCTCCAGGGACACCTGAAGGCAACAGGGGAGATGTCCAAGGAGTTTGTGTTCATCACCCTGAGCAAACTGTTCAGTAGCTATG ctACACAGTGCATCCCCTTCATGCGGCTGACGCTGGCTGGCCTGCGCAGTGTGGTGGACCAGGTGAAGAGCGGCCGGACCCTGTCCATCGTTTGTACTG ttgtgAAACAATGGTCAGAAGGAGTCAAGGTTCACTTGTCCTCTGGAAAGCAATGCCCTTGGCCTGCCATGGAGAAAGAGCAGATCTGTGAGAATCTTTaccagctcttctgctctgtgctgaggaacTGGCAGGTCTGCAAGGAGGAAAAG GACAAACAGGCCGTCCTCGGGGCTGTGGTTGCCATGATGGCTGTCCTCCTGCAAGAGGAGCTGCACCAAGAGCATGTCTGGGAGCAGCTCCTCTGGCTTGTGCACCAGTATCAGGAGGTCCAAGACACCTGCAGGGCGACCAAG AGCCTCAGTATCTTCCTGGAGGCCTTAAAGGGCATTGAGACAGTCATCCCCAAGGACAAGTTTCTGGCCATCACCAGTGCCACCTTCTACCAG CTCTCTGACAACACCAAGCAGCGCAACAAGGCTGACAGAGAAGAGCTGACCCACTGCATCCTGCTTCAGG CCCAAATCTGCGCAGAGGAAACAATCCTGTTTCTACAGTCACAGCTGGGTGATGAGAGGAAGGCCAGTTGTGTGGCAGCCCTGGGTCTGCTTGGTGCTCTGGCTCGCTCTGATG AGCCTGTGATGACAGAGAAGCTGCCCCAGGTTGTGGAGTCTGTGCAGTGTCTGTGCAGGGACCCCAGGACCCAG GTGAGGAGGGCCATTCTGCATTTCATCAAGGATGTGCTCAGCGTTAatgcctggagctgctcagcctgggatGTGGTGGGGCACATCTTCAGTGAGTTCAGCCGCACCACAGAAAGAAGG GCAGCTGGAAACCTTTCTGCCCAGGAAGCCCAGGAAGAAGGAGAACTCCAAGAGCTGTGTATGGACATCCTGGAGTCACTGGATGTCTCTGTGAGAGGGGTGACCAAA CTCCTGTGGCCGCGGCTGCTGCTGTACGTGGTGCCAGCCCAGTACACCGGCATGCTGATCCCCGTCTCCCGCTGTGTCCGAGCCCTGGCTGAGAGAGGGGACCTGACGGTACAGGAGATAGAAGAGCTGGATCCCCACTTTGTCACCTCCATGTTTCAAG GCCCACTGCTGACTCCCCAGACACTGCTGGCACGCCTTTTG GTGGTGGCAGGGAGTCCTTTTGCAGGCAGTGAACTCCAAGCCGCTGCCTTGCTGCTCATGCAAAACCTCCACAGCAGGATCCACAGAGCTGTGGGGGCCACATGGGCTGCTGAgatccccctgctgctgcagtgccttgaAG GGAAAGATGAGAGCTTCCCAGACTCTGCAGAGTGGGAGCACCGTCTCCTAAAG ctcctgagGACATCATTGGAGACCATGGAGGATGAGGCCTGGGCCGAGGCCCTGAGCTGTGAGCTGAGCCGGTGGctgagcagctctcccagcagctctgaagaaaaG TCTTTCCTGTACAAGGCACTGGGGGCAGTACTGGGAGCCTGTAAGGAAGTCCTCCATGTCCAAGAGAAGCTGCTCCAACACCTGGAGGAAGCAAACATGGAGAAGCCATCTGAAGTCCAG GGAATGATCTCTCTTCTCAGCTATGCCACTGAGAGCAACTTCCACACAGTCCTGGACACACTCACCATGTTTGCATCCAGGCTGTGCAAAGGCAAGAATGAGAAGACTTCCATACTGAAGGAG ATGGAGCTGGGCAGCACGAGAGCTCATGCCACACGCAGTGCTCTCATCCTCGCCCATGGCAGCTTAGCACTGCGAGCTTCCAAGGAACAACTGCTAGTCCACCTGGAGGGAGACATCGTGGGCAACATCCTGCTTCTCTACAGTTGCAGCTGCCAG CCCTCGGCCCTTCCTGCACTTCAAAggatgtttttctctcttgggCCTCAGGACTTGCAGAACAAGCTCGCGCTGGTGCAGAGCATCACCGacttcagctctgccttccaTGCTGTGGGTGACTCTGCCTGCTTTAACCCCTCCTTGAAGGGCAAGCTGATGGAGATCCTGATG GACTTTCTGAAGGAGTATTACTTGGGCAGCCCTGTCTCGCCAGTGCCCCTCAAGGTGGTTCTGGCCCTGGAGCAGTTGAG cAAGCTGAAGCCCTATTTAGGAAGCAAGGACATGTTTGAAATGCTGGTTCTGTGCTGCAAGAACATTGTGACCCACCCTTCAGCAGAGATGATGCGGAAGATCAGGAAGTCACAGCAAGCAGCTCAGTACCTGCAG cttcagCAAACATCGTTGAAAGCTCTGAGCCGGCTCATGGTAGTTCTGCTGGAGACAGAGCCCAGCCGTGGCTTCTTCCAGAACATAGTCCAT ATAGCAATGACTTCAGGCAACATGTGGGAGCGCAAGAGGGCCCTGCAgacctgctcccagctgctggctgcttgtgAAAATCTTCAA AGGGGAGATGCCTGCAAGCACTTTGGCTCCTTGGTGGGATTGCTGGCCCCTCTGATGTGTGACCCCATGCCCACAACCCGCCAGCTGGCTATCACCTGTCTGAGCTCCCTTCTCCGCATCCAAG CCAAGGTGACCAATAGAGTCATCCAGACAGGAGACATTGGGAGCCTGTGTGAAGGGCTGAATGACTGCAGCACCACCTCTCAGCTCCAGACCTCGTCCAAAATCGCAAGG aTCGTGTGCAGAAACTTTCCCCTGGACCACACCACAGACTTCATGATGGCCATCAAGGACACCTTCCAGAAGGCCAGAGGAATGCGTGTGCGTGCTGCTGGGAAGTGGATGATCACCTTTCTGCAGATGAATGGAAAGAACATCCGGCGGGAT ACGCTGCTGATCCTCTACATTCTGCGCAGCTGCACGTTGTCCTTGCAGCAGAGCACGTTCATGCCCTTCATATTCCAGGCGGTGGTCATCCTCACCCGCTGTAATGCAGAGGCCACAGTTGGCAGCTTCTCCCGGCTGCCTGAGTCGACGGACAG TGAGACATGGAGGAGAATAAGAAGTTTTTGTCTTCAACGGTGGAGCCggtag